The following coding sequences lie in one Alosa sapidissima isolate fAloSap1 chromosome 15, fAloSap1.pri, whole genome shotgun sequence genomic window:
- the rrp8 gene encoding ribosomal RNA-processing protein 8, producing MFAEEEWNDTASAEPLTQCGITETDSIKEKVKLTAKAGKKKSLLRTLQTLGSAPDWSSCPAPKDSDSEAEKEAPTSHPKKKKKRIKKRKRGRLAKSQTEEGDGANHVEDDVPKVAKKRKLSPQVKVSNKISTKSVPTMEQMEDAQTDKGASSSIEKPLSRKQWKNRMKNKRKCKNKYQEKTHPLQVSTSETGQDRTGPVKGSEKKDTSNKPEQIEPCDTNKAKSKMSRKAEIKRKKLAAKKMSSSIPPSNTDEVLVPVDNLTDTSNITNDDSNENLIKSPEKAEPLKPSDKRKQKEKQMRADKLRHMLDSHRSEAKAKSAEDGEESTEKETEEEDVVNGEVQPLDRSAALRSKMEKRLEAARFRYINEVLYTTSSSEAKRMFKQDPKAFEVYHLGFTTQVQHWPENPVDAIISFIHQKPASLVVADFGCGDCKIARSVKNKVHSFDLAPTCDLVTVCDMANVPLGDSTVHIAVFCLSLMGTNLSDFLAEANRVLVMSGVLKIAEVASRFENVRGFVGALSSLGFKLTSKDTNNNYFYLFEFIKVANPPENTKKAGLTLRPCVYKKR from the exons ATGTTTGCTGAAGAGGAATGGAATGATACTGCTTCGGCAGAGCCTTTGACTCAGTGTGGCATTACAGAGACTGATTCAATCAAAGAAAAG GTAAAGTTAACGGCAAAGGCTGGGAAGAAGAAGAGTTTGTTGAGAACTCTCCAAACTCTGGGATCAGCACCTGACTGGAGCAGTTGTCCTGCTCCTAAAGATAGTGACAGTGAAGCAGAAAAGGAGGCTCCAACATCACATcctaagaaaaagaaaaaaagaattaaGAAGCGTAAAAGAGGTAGGCTGGCAAAAAGTCAGACAGAAGAAGGAGATGGGGCAAATCATGTTGAGGATGACGTTCCCAAAGTTGCCAAAAAGCGGAAGTTAAGCCCTCAAGTTAAAG TCTCCAACAAAATCAGTACCAAATCAGTACCAACAATGGAACAGATGGAAGATGCCCAGACGGATAAAGGGGCCAGTAGCAGTATTGAGAAGCCTCTAAGTCGCAAGCAGTGGAAGAAcagaatgaaaaacaaaagaaaatgtaaaaacaaGTACCAGGAGAAGACCCATCCACTTCAGGTGTCCACATCAGAGACAGGACAGGACCGCACAGGACCGGTGAAAGGATCTGAGAAAAAAGACACTTCTAACAAGCCGGAACAAATAGAGCCTTGTGATACAAATAAGGCTAAGTCTAAGATGTCCAGGAAAGCagagataaaaagaaaaaaactagcAGCAAAGAAAATGAGTAGCTCTATTCCTCCCTCTAATACAGATGAGGTATTAGTACCCGTGGATAACTTGACTGACACCAGCAACATTACAAACGATGATTCAAATGAAAATCTTATCAAGTCACCAGAGAAAGCGGAGCCTCTGAAGCCCTCTGACAAGAGGAAACAGAAGGAGAAACAAATGCGAGCAGATAAACTGAGGCATATGCTGGATAGTCATCGCTCGGAGGCCAAAGCAAAGTCTGCAGAGGACGGAGAGGAgtcgacagagaaagagactgaaGAGGAGGACGTGGTGAATGGTGAAGTGCAGCCCCTGGATCGCTCTGCTGCTTTGCGGTCCAAAATGGAAAAGCGCCTGGAAGCAGCCAGATTCCGCTACATCAACGAGGTTCTGTACACCACCTCAAGCAGTGAGGCCAAGCGCATGTTCAAACAGGATCCAAAGGCTTTTGAGGTCTACCACCTTGGCTTTACCACGCAAGTCCAGCACTGGCCTGAAAATCCTGTGGATGCAATAATTTCCTTCATTCATCAAAA GCCAGCATCTTTGGTAGTTGCTGACTTTGGCTGTGGTGACTGCAAAATTGCACGTAGTGTGAAAAACAAAGTGCATAGCTTTGATCTGGCACCCACTTGTGACTTGGTGACAGTGTGTGACATGGCCAAT GTTCCTCTTGGGGATAGTACTGTACATATTGCGGTGTTCTGTCTCTCACTTATGGGGACTAACCTAAGTGACTTTCTCGCCGAGGCCAACAGAGTCTTGGTTATGAG TGGAGTGCTCAAGATTGCTGAGGTGGCAAGTCGGTTTGAGAATGTGCGTGGCTTCGTAGGTGCATTATCAAGTCTTGGATTTAAGTTAACATCAAAG gacacaaacaacaactaTTTCTACCTATTTGAGTTTATTAAAGTTGCTAATCCTCCTGAGAATACCAAGAAGGCAGGACTGACACTGAGAccatgtgtgtacaaaaaacgATAA